Proteins encoded together in one Elusimicrobiota bacterium window:
- a CDS encoding YjbQ family protein codes for MKSRTEYLWFTTKKRKELINVTSVLADHVQSSGVQEGICLVSAMHITSAIWVNDEEPGLKEDVMVWLEKLAPAGDYLHHQTGEDNGDAHLKRTLIGHQVTLPITKGTLDLGPWEQVFYMEFDGQRRKRVVVKILGE; via the coding sequence ATGAAAAGCCGAACAGAGTATCTTTGGTTCACTACAAAAAAACGGAAGGAACTCATCAACGTCACTTCCGTGCTTGCGGATCACGTTCAATCCAGTGGTGTACAAGAAGGGATTTGTTTGGTCTCCGCCATGCACATTACTTCCGCCATTTGGGTGAACGATGAGGAACCGGGTTTAAAAGAGGACGTGATGGTGTGGTTGGAAAAGCTGGCGCCCGCGGGGGACTATCTCCACCACCAGACCGGCGAAGACAATGGGGACGCCCATTTGAAACGAACGCTGATAGGCCATCAAGTGACCCTGCCGATCACAAAAGGGACGTTGGATTTAGGCCCCTGGGAACAGGTCTTTTACATGGAGTTTGACGGTCAACGGCGGAAACGTGTGGTGGTTAAAATCTTAGGAGAGTGA